A region of the Gemmatimonadota bacterium genome:
GCGCCAGGTCGAGGTAGCGCTCGAGGTCGGCTATGGCCTCCGATAGCCGCCCCGACCGCGCCAGCAAGACGGCGCGGTCCCGCACCTCATCACTGGCCATGGGATGCAGCAGCAGAAGCCGCTCGATTGCGGACAGGGCCCGCCGGTCTTCGCCCAGATTGAGGTAGATGCCCTTCAGGTTGGACAGCAAGCGCGCCAGGATCTCCTTCTTCCCCGCCGGCTGCAGGAATTGCCTGTTCAGCCGCACCGTGCCGCCGTACACCCTGTCCAGCAGTTCCTGGGCCTGGTCCTCGAAGCGCAGCCGCCCCCGCTCGAACGCATCCACCAGTATGCGCAGCGCCTCGCCCTGGTAGCGCACCAGGAAGTGGGCGGGGAAATTCACGCCCACCAGGGGCAGGCCGAGCCGCCAGCCCACCTCCAGGTAAACGATGCTCAGCGTGATGGGGATGCCGACCCGGCGGTCGAGCACGTCGTTGAGAAAGGAATTGCGCGGATCGTAATAGGCATCCGTGTTGCCACGGAATCCCTCCTCCTCGAAAAGCACGCGGTTCAGCTCCTGCAGCACGATGAGCGGCGCGCCCTCATTGCTCAACCGGTCCCGCACCCTTTCCGCCAGCAGATCGAGCCGCCGCAGGTACGGCGCGGGATGGAGCTGCGGGTACTGCTCCTCCGCAATCAGCAAGGCGCCCGCGGCCAGATCGATGTCGACGTCCTGCGCCCCCGCCAGCGCTGCAAAGCGGGACCGTGCGGAGAGCGAGGGCGGCTTCACGGGGCCAGCGCCTCCCGGAGCATAGCTTTCAGGCGACCCGGGTCTGCGGCCAGCTCACGGGCCGCCCGATGCACGTCCGCGCTCGTCGCAGCATTAGGAAGCTCGACGCCCACCTCTTTCCCCGCATCGTGCGGCAGGAAGACGACCGTCATGCGGTACCCTTGAACGCCCGTGGCTCGCCGGCCTACCAGGTCCACCGTATAGCGGCGGCCGTCCAGCTCGAGGGCCTCCGCCAGACGGTGCTCCCGCCAGGATGTGCCCCGCGTCATTTTGCCCATACCTGCACTCTCCCCGTTTGCGTGGCCGCCCGACTCACCCGATATTGCGGCCCACCCGCTGCTCTCCAACACGTCGACTGGAGAAGCCTTATGCGCCGCCCCGTTCGTGCCTGGCCCCTCGCGCTCGCGCTGCTCCCCTTCCTCAGCCTTCAGACCCTGGCTTGTTCGCACTGGACCGCAGGACAGGACGGGGCGGCGCCCGGCCAAAGTAACCGGCCGGCGAACGGCCGGGCAACGGACGCCCTCGCGGATCCCGAGGTGCGCCGCGTCCACTCCCGCATGATGGCCGCAATGGGTGGCGCCGACGCCTGGGAAAGCGCTCGCTACTTCGAGTTCGACTTCGTCGTCTACCGCGGCGGCCAGGAGGCCGCGCGCTGGCGCCACCGCTGGGACCGCTGGCGCGGCGATTACCGCCTTAGCGGCATTCGCCGCGGCGACACCATCCTCGCCCTCTTCAACGTCAACCACGCCGCTGACGGCAGGGTGTGGCTGAACGGCCAGCCGGTCCAGCCGCCGCGCGCCGACTCGCTCCGCCAGTTCGCCTACGCGCGCTTCATCAATGACTCGTACTGGCTGATCATGCCCTACAAGTGGACCGATCCGGGCGTGCACCTGAGCTACGCGGGACGACAGACCGATCCCAATGGCCGAGCCTGGGAGGCCGTCAAGCTCACCTTCGAGAACGTAGGGCTCACGCCGGAAAACGAATACCTTGCCTTCATCAGCCCCGAGACCGGGCTGATGGAGCGCTGGCACCACTTCCCGCGCGCCGGCGCCGAGCCCGCCATCTACGACTGGACCGACTGGCAGCGCTTCGGGCCCATCCTGCTGTCCACGAACAAACCCAATCCGGACCGCTCG
Encoded here:
- a CDS encoding tetratricopeptide repeat protein, which gives rise to MAGAQDVDIDLAAGALLIAEEQYPQLHPAPYLRRLDLLAERVRDRLSNEGAPLIVLQELNRVLFEEEGFRGNTDAYYDPRNSFLNDVLDRRVGIPITLSIVYLEVGWRLGLPLVGVNFPAHFLVRYQGEALRILVDAFERGRLRFEDQAQELLDRVYGGTVRLNRQFLQPAGKKEILARLLSNLKGIYLNLGEDRRALSAIERLLLLHPMASDEVRDRAVLLARSGRLSEAIADLERYLDLAPQAPDARRVRDLIQELEREGRS